The Streptomyces luteogriseus genome includes a window with the following:
- a CDS encoding DUF7144 family membrane protein: MTTTHPGSARTSLREWVTGVTVFAAIMLMIGGILDVMRGIAEIADDGIFVSTRNYVFEFNLTAWGWIHLALGVLAFVVSFGLFMASTWARVLGVGIAALVVISNFLSLPYYPVWSIIMIAISGFIVWALCVMRKDDAFVPFESPRDT; encoded by the coding sequence ATGACCACCACGCACCCGGGAAGCGCCCGCACGTCCCTACGGGAATGGGTCACGGGCGTCACCGTCTTCGCGGCCATCATGCTCATGATCGGCGGCATTCTCGACGTCATGCGCGGCATCGCGGAGATCGCGGACGACGGCATCTTCGTCTCGACACGGAACTACGTCTTCGAGTTCAACCTCACCGCCTGGGGCTGGATCCACCTTGCCCTGGGCGTACTCGCCTTCGTCGTCAGCTTCGGCCTGTTCATGGCATCGACCTGGGCCCGCGTCCTCGGCGTGGGCATCGCGGCCCTCGTCGTCATCTCCAACTTCCTTTCCCTGCCCTACTATCCGGTCTGGTCGATCATCATGATCGCCATCTCGGGCTTCATCGTCTGGGCGCTGTGCGTGATGCGGAAGGACGACGCGTTCGTCCCGTTCGAGAGCCCACGGGACACCTGA
- a CDS encoding Asp23/Gls24 family envelope stress response protein, with protein sequence MTETTQRSNTAGRQDGAPSQGGKGAPGTRGSTAIADTVVAKIAGMAAREIPEVYTLGGGMTRAFGAVRQRVPGGGGGVTQGVKVEVGERQAAVDLDVVVEYGAAIADTAADIRTNVVNAVERMTGLEVVEVNIAVGDVHLPDEEEDESEQQESRRVA encoded by the coding sequence ATGACGGAGACCACTCAGCGCAGTAACACAGCGGGCAGGCAGGACGGGGCGCCATCGCAGGGCGGCAAGGGTGCTCCAGGCACCCGGGGGAGCACCGCCATCGCGGACACGGTCGTCGCGAAGATCGCGGGCATGGCGGCCCGGGAGATCCCGGAGGTATACACCCTCGGCGGAGGAATGACCAGGGCCTTCGGGGCTGTGCGTCAGCGGGTGCCGGGCGGGGGCGGCGGGGTCACCCAGGGGGTGAAGGTGGAGGTCGGTGAACGTCAGGCCGCTGTCGATCTCGACGTTGTCGTCGAGTACGGCGCCGCCATCGCCGACACCGCCGCGGACATCCGGACCAACGTCGTCAACGCGGTGGAGCGGATGACCGGCCTGGAGGTCGTGGAGGTCAACATCGCCGTCGGCGACGTCCATCTGCCGGACGAGGAGGAGGACGAGTCCGAGCAGCAGGAGAGCAGGCGGGTGGCCTGA
- the ku gene encoding non-homologous end joining protein Ku, which produces MRSIWNGAISFGLVSIPIKLVNATESHSISFRQIHTEDGGRIRYRKFCELEDREVTQGEIGKGYEDADGTIIPITEEDLSSLPLPTAKTIEIVAFVPADRIDPLQMDAAYYLQASGAPAAKPYTLLREALKRSNKVAIAKFALRGRERLGMLRVVGEAIAMHGLLWPDEVRAPEGLAPDTDVTVRDQELDLADALMDTLGEVDLEDLHDEYREAVEEVIAAKAAGEAPPQSPEPATGGKVLDLMAALESSVRAARESRGEEAEHAEVKSLPQRKTARAAPKQTGGKKSTSTAKKTAAKKTTAAKKSTAKSGQGQGTTKKTASKSAAKKTPAKKSTSRKRSA; this is translated from the coding sequence GTGAGATCCATATGGAACGGCGCCATCTCGTTCGGCCTGGTCAGCATTCCGATCAAGCTGGTCAACGCCACCGAGAGCCACTCGATCTCCTTCCGCCAGATCCACACCGAGGACGGCGGCCGCATCCGTTACCGCAAGTTCTGCGAACTGGAGGACCGCGAGGTCACCCAGGGTGAGATCGGCAAGGGCTACGAGGACGCGGACGGCACGATCATCCCGATCACCGAGGAGGACCTGTCCAGCCTGCCGCTCCCGACGGCCAAGACGATCGAGATCGTCGCCTTCGTCCCGGCCGACCGGATCGACCCGCTCCAGATGGATGCCGCGTACTACCTCCAGGCGAGCGGAGCCCCGGCGGCGAAGCCGTACACCCTGCTGCGCGAGGCGCTGAAGCGCAGCAACAAGGTGGCGATCGCCAAGTTCGCCCTGCGCGGCAGGGAACGCCTGGGCATGCTCAGGGTCGTCGGCGAGGCCATCGCCATGCACGGCCTGCTGTGGCCGGACGAGGTCCGCGCCCCCGAGGGCCTGGCCCCCGACACCGACGTGACCGTCCGCGACCAGGAACTGGACTTGGCGGACGCGCTGATGGACACCCTGGGCGAGGTCGACCTGGAGGATCTGCACGACGAGTACCGCGAGGCCGTGGAGGAGGTCATCGCCGCGAAGGCCGCCGGCGAGGCCCCGCCCCAATCCCCGGAACCGGCCACGGGCGGCAAGGTCCTGGACCTGATGGCGGCCCTGGAGAGCAGCGTCCGCGCGGCCCGTGAGTCACGGGGCGAGGAGGCCGAGCACGCCGAGGTCAAGTCGCTCCCGCAGCGCAAGACGGCCCGGGCGGCCCCCAAGCAGACCGGCGGTAAGAAGTCGACCTCCACAGCGAAGAAGACAGCGGCGAAGAAGACCACGGCGGCGAAGAAGTCGACGGCCAAGTCGGGCCAGGGACAGGGGACGACGAAGAAGACGGCGTCGAAGAGCGCCGCGAAGAAGACACCGGCGAAGAAGTCGACGTCCCGCAAGCGCTCGGCCTGA